One Streptomyces sp. NBC_00102 DNA segment encodes these proteins:
- the glyA gene encoding serine hydroxymethyltransferase: MTAPVTTSVHTSAAPAATRPALAATDPVLAGLIDAEERLQADTLRLIPSENYVSAAVLEASGTVLQNKYSEGYPGRRYYEGQQVVDQVETLAVERAKAVFGMEHANVQPYSGSPANLAVYLAFCEPGDTVLGMSLPMGGHLTHGWGVSATGTWFRGVGYGVRRDTGRVDLDEVRDLALAERPKVIFCGGTAVPRTIDFAGFAEIARETGAVLVADIAHIAGLIAGGAHPSPAGYADVVSTTTHKTLRGPRGAMLLSTAEHARALDRAVFPGLQGGPHNQTTAAIAVALGEAARPEFSSYAHQVVANARMLGEELAGRGFDLVSGGTDNHLLLIDLTDKDVPGKTVAKALDRAGIVVNHNSVPYDTRKPFDPSGIRIGTPALTTRGVPASAMADVAAWIDTVVDAARTGDEGVIAKVRSEVKELMDAHPAPGLPLA; this comes from the coding sequence GTGACCGCACCCGTCACCACATCCGTACACACATCCGCGGCGCCCGCCGCCACCCGTCCGGCGCTCGCCGCCACCGATCCCGTGCTCGCCGGGCTGATCGACGCCGAGGAGCGGCTCCAGGCCGACACCCTGCGGCTCATCCCCAGCGAGAACTACGTTTCGGCCGCCGTCCTCGAAGCATCCGGCACCGTCCTGCAGAACAAGTACTCCGAGGGCTATCCCGGGCGTCGCTACTACGAGGGCCAGCAGGTCGTCGATCAGGTCGAGACGCTCGCCGTCGAGCGCGCGAAGGCCGTCTTCGGCATGGAGCACGCCAATGTGCAGCCGTACTCGGGTTCCCCCGCCAACCTCGCCGTCTACCTGGCATTCTGCGAGCCGGGCGACACCGTCCTCGGGATGAGCCTGCCGATGGGCGGTCACCTCACCCACGGCTGGGGCGTCTCCGCCACCGGCACCTGGTTCCGTGGGGTCGGTTACGGCGTGCGCCGCGACACCGGCCGGGTCGACCTCGACGAGGTGCGCGACCTGGCCCTCGCCGAACGCCCGAAGGTCATCTTCTGCGGCGGTACCGCCGTGCCCCGCACCATCGACTTCGCGGGCTTCGCCGAGATCGCCCGCGAGACCGGCGCCGTGCTCGTCGCCGACATCGCCCACATCGCCGGGCTGATCGCCGGCGGCGCCCACCCCTCGCCGGCGGGGTACGCGGACGTCGTCTCCACCACTACGCACAAGACGCTGCGCGGGCCGCGCGGCGCGATGCTGCTCAGCACGGCCGAGCACGCGCGCGCCCTCGACCGGGCGGTCTTCCCGGGTCTCCAGGGCGGGCCGCACAACCAGACCACCGCGGCGATCGCGGTCGCGCTCGGCGAGGCCGCGCGCCCCGAGTTCTCCTCCTACGCCCACCAGGTGGTCGCCAACGCCCGCATGCTCGGCGAAGAACTGGCCGGGCGGGGGTTCGACCTCGTCTCCGGTGGCACCGACAACCACCTCCTCCTGATCGACCTCACCGACAAGGACGTCCCGGGCAAGACCGTGGCCAAGGCGCTCGACCGTGCGGGCATCGTCGTGAACCACAACTCCGTGCCGTACGACACCCGCAAGCCCTTCGACCCCTCCGGCATCCGCATCGGCACCCCCGCCCTCACCACACGCGGCGTCCCGGCCTCCGCCATGGCGGACGTGGCCGCCTGGATCGACACCGTGGTCGACGCGGCACGCACCGGCGACGAGGGCGTGATCGCCAAGGTCCGGTCCGAGGTGAAGGAGTTGATGGACGCCCACCCGGCACCGGGCCTGCCGCTCGCCTGA
- a CDS encoding response regulator, whose amino-acid sequence MGKTRTRPGGRTYSRNVSGAYGRVLVVDDNKVIRHLIRVNLELEGFEVVTASDGVECLDVVHHVRPDVITLDVVMPRLDGPRTAARLREDPRTSSIPVAIISACSPYEADRGGACVEAFLAKPFEPSELVRLVSRLARAPQPSGVDSGLRRALS is encoded by the coding sequence GTGGGCAAAACCCGGACGCGGCCCGGGGGGCGCACCTACTCTCGAAACGTGTCAGGGGCGTACGGCCGCGTGCTTGTTGTGGACGACAACAAGGTCATCCGGCATCTGATCAGGGTCAACCTGGAGCTTGAGGGCTTCGAGGTCGTGACCGCGTCCGACGGTGTCGAGTGCCTGGACGTCGTGCACCACGTGCGGCCCGATGTGATCACCCTCGACGTGGTGATGCCCCGGCTCGACGGCCCCCGGACCGCCGCGCGCCTGCGCGAGGACCCCCGCACCAGCTCCATTCCGGTCGCGATCATCAGCGCCTGCTCCCCGTACGAGGCGGACCGGGGCGGCGCCTGCGTGGAGGCGTTCCTGGCGAAGCCGTTCGAGCCCAGCGAGCTGGTGCGGCTGGTGAGCCGCCTCGCGCGGGCCCCGCAGCCCTCCGGGGTGGACAGCGGCCTGCGCCGCGCGCTGAGCTGA
- a CDS encoding ScbA/BarX family gamma-butyrolactone biosynthesis protein, producing the protein MKQKHTPSVPAPGTENTVPAPGTETAVPAPGTETTVPVPAPGRGVPGNAPAVRPADAHRVQPDDVLIRGYHRLAENTYTLDVDWAGRHVFFEPALGSVHHHMLVAQTLRQIGLSLAHTEFGISSAYQFLMSGMRYSVDPRHRTDRAPVRAEAVCTVTGRRGMRIAISLEQRGRVFVTSESGFSWVSDRVYRRLRGPFLAARPGVMPSPVGGALTGRGAADEVVLGVSDRPDRWELIADTGNPALMDHPVDHVPGLVIMEASQQAAYAVVAGAGVRSWRPLTTDMRTSRYVEFDAPCWIDAREVTPDGAPDGVAVEVTGTQRGEVAFRSVVEGVAAPVGVRE; encoded by the coding sequence GTGAAGCAGAAACACACACCATCCGTCCCGGCACCGGGGACGGAAAACACCGTCCCGGCACCGGGGACGGAGACCGCCGTCCCGGCACCGGGGACGGAGACCACCGTCCCGGTCCCGGCGCCCGGAAGGGGCGTACCCGGCAACGCGCCCGCGGTCCGCCCGGCGGACGCCCACCGGGTCCAGCCGGACGACGTGCTGATCCGCGGCTATCACCGGCTCGCCGAGAACACGTACACGCTCGACGTCGACTGGGCCGGCCGGCACGTCTTCTTCGAGCCCGCACTCGGCAGTGTGCACCACCACATGCTCGTCGCGCAGACACTGCGACAGATCGGACTCAGCCTCGCACACACCGAGTTCGGGATCAGTTCCGCGTACCAGTTCCTGATGAGCGGCATGCGTTACTCGGTCGACCCCCGCCACCGGACCGACCGGGCGCCGGTCCGCGCCGAGGCGGTCTGCACCGTGACGGGGCGCAGAGGCATGCGCATAGCCATCTCCCTGGAACAGCGCGGGAGGGTCTTCGTCACGAGCGAGTCCGGGTTCTCCTGGGTGTCCGACCGGGTCTACCGGCGGCTGCGTGGTCCGTTCCTCGCCGCACGGCCCGGGGTCATGCCGTCGCCGGTCGGCGGGGCACTGACCGGGCGGGGCGCGGCGGACGAGGTGGTGCTCGGCGTCTCGGACCGCCCGGACCGCTGGGAGTTGATCGCCGACACCGGGAATCCGGCGCTGATGGACCACCCGGTCGACCATGTGCCGGGGCTCGTGATCATGGAGGCGAGCCAGCAGGCCGCGTACGCCGTCGTCGCGGGCGCGGGCGTCCGTTCGTGGCGCCCGCTCACCACCGACATGCGGACCTCCCGGTACGTCGAGTTCGACGCGCCGTGCTGGATCGACGCCCGCGAAGTGACTCCGGACGGCGCCCCGGACGGGGTCGCGGTGGAGGTGACCGGGACGCAGCGCGGGGAGGTCGCGTTCCGAAGCGTGGTGGAGGGAGTGGCCGCGCCCGTCGGCGTACGGGAGTGA
- a CDS encoding cytochrome P450 — protein sequence MHTNNADVVAAPGTPSGHTADPAARCPFRLDPEGTDIQGEAARIRAGGPATRIELPEGVPAWAVADPAVITRLLTSPAVSKDAAQHWPAWIDGEVGPDWSLALWVSIRSMFTAYGPAHTRLRKLVSGAFTAHRTKALAPVVSRIAEELLDEIEALPEGEPVDLRARYAGPLPARVICELFGVPLDSRDRLCTLFDALFSTATPADEVRAHAGELYGILHGLVALKRETPGDDLTSALVAIQREGLASGAPDPLEDQELLDTLVHFLSAGYETTINLVDHAAHALLTHPEQLELIRTGKAGWADAIEETLRWEPAAANLMLRYAVEDIDLGDVVVPKGDAIVMAVAGAGRDQGVHGPDADRFDLTRPTRRDHLAFGYGVHHCIGAPLARMEGTTALTALFARFPDLALAVPSSSLRPVRSFISNGHQELPVLRHGPAA from the coding sequence ATGCACACGAACAACGCCGACGTCGTCGCCGCCCCCGGCACCCCCTCCGGGCACACCGCCGACCCCGCCGCACGCTGCCCGTTCCGGCTCGACCCGGAGGGTACGGACATCCAGGGCGAGGCGGCCCGCATCCGCGCGGGCGGACCGGCCACCCGGATCGAACTTCCGGAAGGCGTCCCGGCCTGGGCCGTCGCCGACCCGGCCGTCATCACCCGGCTGCTCACCTCCCCGGCCGTCTCCAAGGACGCCGCCCAGCACTGGCCCGCCTGGATCGACGGCGAGGTCGGGCCCGACTGGTCACTCGCCCTGTGGGTCTCGATACGCAGCATGTTCACGGCGTACGGCCCCGCCCACACCCGGCTGCGCAAGCTCGTCTCCGGCGCCTTCACCGCCCACCGCACCAAGGCCCTCGCCCCCGTCGTCAGCCGCATCGCCGAGGAACTGCTCGACGAGATCGAGGCGCTGCCCGAGGGCGAGCCGGTGGACCTGCGCGCCCGGTACGCCGGACCGCTGCCCGCCCGCGTCATCTGCGAGCTGTTCGGCGTACCGCTGGACAGCCGCGACCGGCTCTGCACCCTGTTCGACGCCCTGTTCAGCACCGCGACCCCGGCCGATGAGGTACGCGCCCACGCCGGAGAGCTCTACGGAATCCTCCACGGACTCGTCGCCCTCAAGCGGGAGACCCCCGGCGACGACCTCACCAGCGCCCTGGTCGCCATCCAGCGCGAGGGGCTCGCTTCCGGCGCCCCGGACCCCCTGGAGGACCAGGAACTCCTCGACACCCTCGTCCACTTCCTGTCGGCCGGGTACGAGACCACCATCAACCTCGTCGACCACGCCGCGCACGCGCTGCTCACCCACCCCGAGCAGCTCGAACTGATCCGTACCGGCAAGGCCGGATGGGCCGACGCGATCGAGGAGACCCTGCGCTGGGAACCCGCCGCCGCCAACCTCATGCTCCGGTACGCCGTCGAGGACATCGACCTCGGCGACGTGGTCGTACCGAAGGGCGACGCGATCGTGATGGCCGTCGCCGGCGCGGGCCGCGACCAGGGCGTGCACGGACCGGACGCCGACCGGTTCGACCTCACCCGGCCGACCCGCCGCGACCACCTCGCGTTCGGGTACGGCGTCCACCACTGCATCGGAGCGCCCCTGGCCCGGATGGAGGGCACCACGGCCCTGACCGCGCTCTTCGCCCGGTTCCCCGACCTGGCGCTCGCCGTGCCGTCCTCGTCCCTGCGCCCCGTGAGGTCCTTCATCTCCAACGGCCACCAGGAACTCCCCGTCCTGCGGCACGGCCCCGCGGCCTGA
- a CDS encoding ScbR family autoregulator-binding transcription factor: MARQERAIRTRNAVLTAAAAVFAERGYEAATIQEILERAAVTKGALYFHFPSKEDLARGVLDHAVTEPPPEQPLKLQSFVDMGLILAHRLPREPLLRGAARIAADQSNQRFFGKPWHDWVQLTSQQIVAAQGQGEVLPHVDPERTAQTMVGSFTGIQLMSQAATEMADFEERISLLYDLVLPSIAVPGVLGRLDTRPERGARAFAEARAAAGDHTPADPGQPETFGADRPAVRTA; this comes from the coding sequence ATGGCACGGCAGGAGCGCGCGATCAGGACGCGCAACGCAGTACTGACGGCCGCCGCAGCGGTCTTCGCCGAGCGCGGCTACGAAGCCGCGACGATCCAGGAGATCCTGGAACGGGCCGCGGTGACCAAGGGGGCGCTCTACTTCCACTTCCCCTCCAAGGAGGATCTGGCGCGAGGCGTCCTGGACCACGCGGTGACCGAGCCGCCGCCCGAACAGCCCCTGAAGCTGCAGTCCTTCGTGGACATGGGGCTGATCCTCGCGCACCGGCTCCCGAGAGAGCCACTGTTGCGGGGCGCCGCGCGGATTGCCGCCGATCAGAGCAACCAGCGGTTCTTCGGCAAGCCGTGGCACGACTGGGTCCAGCTGACGAGTCAGCAGATCGTCGCGGCCCAAGGGCAGGGCGAGGTGCTGCCGCACGTCGATCCCGAGCGGACCGCCCAGACGATGGTCGGCTCCTTCACCGGCATTCAGCTGATGTCCCAAGCGGCCACCGAGATGGCCGATTTCGAGGAGCGCATCTCCCTCCTCTACGACCTGGTGCTGCCCAGCATCGCGGTGCCCGGCGTCCTCGGCCGCCTCGACACCCGGCCCGAGCGCGGCGCCCGCGCCTTCGCGGAGGCCCGCGCCGCCGCCGGGGACCACACCCCCGCGGACCCGGGGCAGCCGGAAACCTTCGGTGCCGACCGGCCCGCCGTGCGCACGGCCTGA